CTGTGCAGAGAGTTTTACCTTAGCGTGGACCCAGAGGGCGCCCTCTCCAAAAATCAACACCTTCAAGCGTGACAGACATTAGCAGCCGCCCATCTGCACCGGCCAAACGCCTGCTGGGGTTGGACAAAAGATTATACTTCTGTCCATAACAACAAGAAGCatgtgaattttatttatacggCACTTTTGTAGGATGAAACGACAAAATGCTTCacaatcaaatcaaataaataacagtttaaataaaagccAGGAGTTTATTCCTGAGAACAGGGTACCATCTGCCATGCATGATGGTGCTGGaggcatcatgctgagggattGTTTTGATCTTGCTGTCAAAGTACCACTCGGACCACTGTGCAAGCGGTACTGGTGCACCGCACAACGTGGGCGGAATAAAATCTGACAACTGGAGTAAGGTTTAACTTGGACAATGGTATTCTAGTAGGACATTGATCCCAAAGGCACGTCAGAACTGGTTTTAAAATGGCTAAAACAGTTTAACCTTAGGCCTTTACCTCAACCTTAATTAAACATTGAGGGAACATGCTCAATAGCTGGGCCAGGAAGCTAACCTCTTTACACTAACTAGACCAGTTCTGATTGGTAGAGCTGGCAATATCCCACCAGAACTAAACCAGAAGCGTGTCAAGGGCTACTAAAAGCTAAATGACATTTAACAAGTATTTGTTTGGGCATGCATGTATACATTTGAACCTTTGTTTGCAATGTGCTGCAAATAAATTGGAGAAAATCCACAAAACTAGTGCCCTTAGTTCAAGTTTCCTGAAACTAAAGAAGTTTTTATACCGCCTGATAAAACAAATGCGTCTCATAGGTCCAAATCAAATGACGTCTATGCTGATGATTAGTGGATGTAAACGTCTGATCGGCTCTGAACACActgtcattaaaatgtttagttgTTAAGTATTGAACTTTAATGCTGACAGTTAGTTTTTCCCCCTCCCACAGCTAATTGTTGCTGTGGAGCAGGAAGAGATTCCCAGACTGAAAGCTCTGTACGAACGCGGCTTGAAGAACAACGTGCGCGACCTCAGCGTGGTTGATGCCAAGGGGATCCGAGAGCGAGAGCCGTACTGCAGggtaaaaagggattttttttttttttgtgtgtgtgtgtgtgtttaaattcaGTAAAGGCGTGAGGGGAGAGGCTAACCTACTGTCATCTGTTCAGGGCATAATGGCCTTGGATTCGCCCTACACTGGGATTGTGGACTGGAGGATGGTGGCTCTCAGGTACGGCACAGACTTTGAGGAGGCAGGCGGCGCGGTGCTTACCGAGTTCGAGGTCAGGGATATTTCCACGGTCAAAGAGAGCCCAGCTGGGAGCCCCGAGGGTAAGGAACGTTTAAAAAATCTCAACGCTGTCACCAGTTTCTAAAATCCGTGGCTATtcgtttatttttcttttaccgGGTTTTTCCGTCTGCTTCTTTTTCTCGTTTTCTCATTTCATTTTCAGGAATGAAATATCCTATCGCTATAAGGGATAAAAAGGTGAGGTTCAGTCAGATTAAAGTTTCACAAAGTTGAACCTGCGTTCTGTTGTCCCTTAGCTGTGCACTCTGCCTTTTTAACAGGGCGATGAAGTGCGGTGTCGTTATGTGCTGACCTGCGGGGGCCTGTACTCGGACCGCCTGTCGCAGATATCCGGATGCAGTCCGGAACCAAGGATCGTCCCCTTCAGAGGAGATTACTTGGTCTTGAAACCGGAGAAACACTACCTGGTCAAAGGAAACATCTACCCTGTAAGTCTTCTGAAGGCAGAGTGTGGTCCGGACTCGGTAGGCGTGTTCTGACTGCAGGAACCTTTTCCATGAACCAGGGTGATGTTCTGTGGCTGGTGTTGTTCCCAGCATGAGAACCACGGCCAAGCCAGACCATCAGGGTAGAATGAATCCTAAAAACTGGCCTGGTAGGAATAGGAAGGTGCTGAGTTTGGTGTCTACCGTGAACGTTGGCCAGGGTTTTGTACTGGGAGGGTGCTAAATATTTCTAACTGAATTACAATTctcagcttttttgtttttgtgacctTCTCATTTAAAACACTCTGTACTCCTAAGTCatattttctattaaattaaaacaacacagatgtattagtttgcaaaaaaaaaaaaaacacagttaagCCTTTTCACTCATTTTATGTATAAACCAGTTTTTCTTATAAggattttatttgcattaataaaatcaaatgaccttagtttgaattttgaaataaatggaGCAGAGATTTCTGCCTTTTACAGTCTATGGAAATGGAGAGAGTAAGGTTTTCGTCAAAGCCGTGTTTGGGGATTTTAGGCTGGTCATGTTAGAATGTTTTACAGCAATTATGCTCCGATGTACAAAGTAAAACAACCTCAACCCCGTCCCCCCTTTTCCTGATTTTAGGTTTTAGAGAAACATCTAAAACCTGCAAAGGTTTTCGATGTTAAAAACCTGTAAATATGACAAACTTCCTTTTGactttttagttctgtttcagAGAAACATAGAACTGGAAATTAATCACAAGTTTTTCTATTTTCCGATTCTACAGAATTCTGCATCAGCAAAATCTTGTCCGTTTTTGTAATATCTTACTTTCTGTACaccatgcattaaaaaaataggaaatggTTTTGAAATGACAGTAGCTCAGTTTCCTAGTTCCCAAACACTTTTAAAGGGCTTTCAAAGGAATGACTGATTCAAGGGTTAGGGTGACTGATTCAGTCGATTAGTGACTGATTCAGCTTTAACTAATTAGCGTCTCATTTAGGTTCCCGACCCTCGTTTCCCGTTCCTTGGTGTTCACTTCACGCCGAGGATGGATGGAGGCGTTTGGCTTGGCCCCAATGCAGTCCTTGCTTTTAAACGGGAGGGGTACCGCCTATACGACTTCAACGCCCAAGACTTTGCAGACGCCCTCTCCTTTAGGTATGTTGTTGGTCATCTCTCCTGTGGTCATATGCATGTAGTGTTTAAggctcaatattttttttttctcttgttttctttttattcacagAGGCCTTCAGAAGCTTATAATTAAGAATCTAAGTTACGGGATGGGGGAAATGT
This Fundulus heteroclitus isolate FHET01 chromosome 19, MU-UCD_Fhet_4.1, whole genome shotgun sequence DNA region includes the following protein-coding sequences:
- the l2hgdh gene encoding L-2-hydroxyglutarate dehydrogenase, mitochondrial; its protein translation is MMRIRSGAVLKAVCAAQPKLLKGIAGRRLHSTYDVAIVGAGIVGLASARELILRHPSLTFVLLEKEKELAVHQSGHNSGVVHSGIYYTPGSLKARLCVRGATLAYEYCEKKGIPYKRCGKLIVAVEQEEIPRLKALYERGLKNNVRDLSVVDAKGIREREPYCRGIMALDSPYTGIVDWRMVALRYGTDFEEAGGAVLTEFEVRDISTVKESPAGSPEGMKYPIAIRDKKGDEVRCRYVLTCGGLYSDRLSQISGCSPEPRIVPFRGDYLVLKPEKHYLVKGNIYPVPDPRFPFLGVHFTPRMDGGVWLGPNAVLAFKREGYRLYDFNAQDFADALSFRGLQKLIIKNLSYGMGEMYRGVFLGAQIKILQKYIPELSLNDVLRGPTGVRAQALDRDGNLVDDFVFDGGVGDLGSRVLHVRNAPSPAATSSLAIAEMIADEVESRFTL